In the Malaya genurostris strain Urasoe2022 chromosome 1, Malgen_1.1, whole genome shotgun sequence genome, one interval contains:
- the LOC131425873 gene encoding gastrula zinc finger protein XlCGF57.1-like isoform X2 has translation MLIGYKAGSDMDENIDFEVKTEKPNEEAANRNDVCSSEETFPDTEEMASNCSEYIADEMDSEDTQNGGGHRFSCPYCDKHFIQQFNLERHMLTHTEGTPYRCDICGKGYLELGAFKRHQLGHSKQPYRCDVCGRTFAIQSLLKTHMRGHTGERPFVCTVCGKGFKNKHNMKDHLRIHTGGHRYQCDFCGKGCSTKRHLLIHMRSHTGERPYECEICGKHFVTVCSLRNHGSVHKTDLLFQCNRCDKQFAFDRQLKRHMKTHNEERPHQCGFCNKTFKLNYQFVQHMRNHTGEKPYKCNLCSSSFISVGYLNVHFTCHLERDKRPFECEICGKRFTQKTKLNIHSKTHLYQCCDCNVRFATKSDLTKHKISVHKKKSYECTTCQRTFFTNGNLRAHLLTHTKECPFKCTKCERSFTRECNLNRHLAYRHEQNISTVEISSGKEIDDVPL, from the exons ATGTTGATAGGCTACAAAGCAGGCTCGGATATGGACGAAAATATTGATTTCGAAGTGAAAACCGAGAAACCTAACGAGGAAGCAGCAAATAGGAATGATGTGTGTAGTTCCGAAGAAACTTTTCCAGACACAGAAGAGATGGCTTCGAACTGTAGTGAATATATTGCAGACGAAAT GGATTCCGAAGACACGCAAAACGGCGGCGGGCATCGCTTCAGCTGTCCCTACTGCGATAAACATTTCATTCAGCAGTTTAATTTGGAGCGTCACATGCTGACGCATACCGAGGGAACGCCGTACCGATGTGACATTTGCGGTAAAGGCTATCTGGAACTGGGTGCGTTCAAGCGGCATCAGTTGGGACACTCCAAGCAACCGTACAGATGTGATGTATGTGGAAGAACTTTTGCCATTCAGTCTTTGCTCAAGACGCATATGCGGGGTCATACCGGCGAGCGACCGTTCGTTTGCACTGTATGTGGAAAAGGGTTTAAAAACAAACACAACATGAAAGATCACTTGAGAATACATACCGGAGGGCATAGGTATCAGTGCGATTTTTGCGGCAAAGGATGTAGTACTAAGCGTCATTTGCTAATTCACATGAGATCCCATACCGGAGAGCGTCCATATGAGTGTGAGATATGTGGGAAACACTTCGTAACTGTCTGTTCACTGAGAAATCACGGTAGTGTACATAAGACGGATCTTTTGTTCCAGTGCAACCGTTGTGATAAACAATTCGCTTTCGACCGTCAACTCAAGCGTCACATGAAAACACATAACGAAGAGCGCCCCCATCAATGCGGTTTTTGTAACAAAACGTTCAAGCTCAATTACCAGTTCGTCCAGCACATGCGTAATCATACGGGGGAGAAGCCATATAAATGCAACTTGTGCAGTTCATCCTTCATTTCCGTTGGTTATCTTAATGTTCACTTTACATGTCACCTGGAGCGAGATAAAAGACCATTTGAATGCGAAATATGTGGGAAGAGGTTTACTCAAAAAACTAAGCTTAACATTCATAGTAAAACACATTTATACCAATGTTGTGATTGCAATGTACGGTTTGCGACCAAGAGCGACCTCACAAAGCATAAGATTTCCGTTCACAAGAAAAAGTCCTACGAATGTACAACCTGTCAGAGAACTTTCTTCACAAATGGAAACCTACGAGCTCATCTGCTAACTCACACTAAAGAGTGTCCATTCAAATGCACAAAATGTGAACGAAGCTTCACTCGGGAATGCAATCTTAACCGACATCTAGCATATAGACACGAGCAAAACATATCGACTGTGGAGATTTCTTCCGGGAAAGAAATCGATGACGTTCCGCTATAA
- the LOC131425873 gene encoding gastrula zinc finger protein XlCGF57.1-like isoform X1: protein MLIGYKAGSDMDENIDFEVKTEKPNEEAANRNDVCSSEETFPDTEEMASNCSEYIADEIVQAEPAKIEIKFEAEPSCVNWKITDESGYELTTANKTEVFSINIKEGISDRSLNECGTSDVERRDSEDTQNGGGHRFSCPYCDKHFIQQFNLERHMLTHTEGTPYRCDICGKGYLELGAFKRHQLGHSKQPYRCDVCGRTFAIQSLLKTHMRGHTGERPFVCTVCGKGFKNKHNMKDHLRIHTGGHRYQCDFCGKGCSTKRHLLIHMRSHTGERPYECEICGKHFVTVCSLRNHGSVHKTDLLFQCNRCDKQFAFDRQLKRHMKTHNEERPHQCGFCNKTFKLNYQFVQHMRNHTGEKPYKCNLCSSSFISVGYLNVHFTCHLERDKRPFECEICGKRFTQKTKLNIHSKTHLYQCCDCNVRFATKSDLTKHKISVHKKKSYECTTCQRTFFTNGNLRAHLLTHTKECPFKCTKCERSFTRECNLNRHLAYRHEQNISTVEISSGKEIDDVPL, encoded by the exons ATGTTGATAGGCTACAAAGCAGGCTCGGATATGGACGAAAATATTGATTTCGAAGTGAAAACCGAGAAACCTAACGAGGAAGCAGCAAATAGGAATGATGTGTGTAGTTCCGAAGAAACTTTTCCAGACACAGAAGAGATGGCTTCGAACTGTAGTGAATATATTGCAGACGAAAT AGTTCAAGCAGAGCCAGCTAAAATTGAGATTAAGTTTGAAGCAGAACCATCTTGCGTGAATTGGAAGATCACTGATGAAAGCGGTTACGAATTGACAACTGCAAACAAAACTGAAGTATTTAGTATAAATATAAAGGAAGGTATCTCTGATCGCTCTCTGAACGAGTGTGGGACCAGTGATGTTGAGCGAAG GGATTCCGAAGACACGCAAAACGGCGGCGGGCATCGCTTCAGCTGTCCCTACTGCGATAAACATTTCATTCAGCAGTTTAATTTGGAGCGTCACATGCTGACGCATACCGAGGGAACGCCGTACCGATGTGACATTTGCGGTAAAGGCTATCTGGAACTGGGTGCGTTCAAGCGGCATCAGTTGGGACACTCCAAGCAACCGTACAGATGTGATGTATGTGGAAGAACTTTTGCCATTCAGTCTTTGCTCAAGACGCATATGCGGGGTCATACCGGCGAGCGACCGTTCGTTTGCACTGTATGTGGAAAAGGGTTTAAAAACAAACACAACATGAAAGATCACTTGAGAATACATACCGGAGGGCATAGGTATCAGTGCGATTTTTGCGGCAAAGGATGTAGTACTAAGCGTCATTTGCTAATTCACATGAGATCCCATACCGGAGAGCGTCCATATGAGTGTGAGATATGTGGGAAACACTTCGTAACTGTCTGTTCACTGAGAAATCACGGTAGTGTACATAAGACGGATCTTTTGTTCCAGTGCAACCGTTGTGATAAACAATTCGCTTTCGACCGTCAACTCAAGCGTCACATGAAAACACATAACGAAGAGCGCCCCCATCAATGCGGTTTTTGTAACAAAACGTTCAAGCTCAATTACCAGTTCGTCCAGCACATGCGTAATCATACGGGGGAGAAGCCATATAAATGCAACTTGTGCAGTTCATCCTTCATTTCCGTTGGTTATCTTAATGTTCACTTTACATGTCACCTGGAGCGAGATAAAAGACCATTTGAATGCGAAATATGTGGGAAGAGGTTTACTCAAAAAACTAAGCTTAACATTCATAGTAAAACACATTTATACCAATGTTGTGATTGCAATGTACGGTTTGCGACCAAGAGCGACCTCACAAAGCATAAGATTTCCGTTCACAAGAAAAAGTCCTACGAATGTACAACCTGTCAGAGAACTTTCTTCACAAATGGAAACCTACGAGCTCATCTGCTAACTCACACTAAAGAGTGTCCATTCAAATGCACAAAATGTGAACGAAGCTTCACTCGGGAATGCAATCTTAACCGACATCTAGCATATAGACACGAGCAAAACATATCGACTGTGGAGATTTCTTCCGGGAAAGAAATCGATGACGTTCCGCTATAA